Proteins encoded together in one Bacteroides ovatus window:
- a CDS encoding YbaN family protein, protein MKTLYIVLGSISLALGILGIFLPLLPTTPFLLLTAALYFKGSPRLYNWLLNHRHFGPYIRNYRENKAIPLRAKVISLVLMWGTMLYCIFFLIPLIWVKILLGLIAAGVTYHILSFKTLK, encoded by the coding sequence ATGAAAACTCTGTATATTGTTTTAGGTAGTATCTCTCTTGCACTCGGCATTCTCGGCATCTTTCTGCCGCTACTGCCTACTACCCCTTTTCTGTTACTCACCGCCGCCCTTTATTTCAAAGGGTCCCCCCGATTATATAACTGGCTCCTCAATCATCGGCACTTCGGTCCTTATATCCGCAATTACCGCGAAAACAAGGCGATCCCTCTCCGAGCCAAAGTAATCTCGCTCGTGTTGATGTGGGGAACTATGCTTTACTGCATTTTCTTCCTGATTCCTTTGATATGGGTAAAGATTCTCCTGGGACTGATTGCCGCAGGGGTCACTTATCATATTCTTTCTTTCAAGACATTAAAGTAA
- a CDS encoding cell division protein ZapA, translated as MNDKIKINLQIADSNYPLTINREEEQMVREAAKQVNVRLNKYREVYKNLEPEKIIAMVAYQFSLERLQLMQRNDTSPYVEKVKELTELLEDYFKEE; from the coding sequence ATGAACGATAAAATAAAGATAAACCTGCAGATAGCAGATTCAAACTATCCGTTAACCATCAACCGTGAGGAAGAACAAATGGTACGGGAAGCTGCCAAGCAGGTAAATGTCAGGCTTAATAAGTACCGGGAGGTTTATAAGAACCTGGAACCGGAGAAAATTATTGCCATGGTAGCCTATCAGTTCTCGTTAGAGAGACTGCAATTGATGCAACGTAATGATACCAGCCCCTATGTGGAGAAGGTAAAAGAACTGACAGAATTGCTGGAGGATTATTTTAAGGAGGAATAA
- a CDS encoding lactate utilization protein B: MSTKHSKAAEKFLQDSKMAAWHNETLWMVRAKRDKMSKEVPEWEELRNRACELKLYSNSHLEELLLEFEKNATANGAIVHWAKDADEYCAIVYEILNEHNVHHFIKSKSMLAEECGLNPFLMERGIDVVESDLGERILQLMHLEPSHIVLPAIHIKREQVGELFEKEMGTEEGNFDPTYLTHAARKNLRPLFLNAEAAMTGANFAVASTGDIVVCTNEGNADMGTSYPKLNIAAFGMEKIVPDLDALGVFTRLLARSATGQPVTTYTSHYRRPREGGEYHIIIVDNGRSTLLSKPDHIKTLNCIRCGACMNTCPVYRRSGGYSYTYFIPGPIGINLGMAHDPEKYYDNLSACSLCMSCSDVCPVQVDLAEQIYKWRQDLDGLGKANTGKKIMSGGMKFLMERPALFNAALWAAPVVNGLPRFMKYNDLDDWGKGRELPEFAKESFNEMWKKNKVQGKEESK; the protein is encoded by the coding sequence ATGAGTACAAAACATTCAAAGGCTGCCGAGAAGTTCTTGCAGGACAGCAAGATGGCAGCATGGCATAATGAAACCCTTTGGATGGTCCGTGCCAAAAGGGATAAGATGAGCAAGGAAGTTCCCGAATGGGAAGAGTTGCGCAACAGGGCTTGCGAACTGAAACTATATTCCAACAGCCACCTCGAAGAACTTCTGCTGGAGTTCGAGAAGAACGCTACTGCCAACGGCGCCATTGTGCATTGGGCAAAAGATGCCGATGAATACTGCGCCATTGTCTATGAGATATTGAATGAACATAATGTGCACCATTTCATCAAGAGTAAATCCATGCTCGCCGAAGAGTGCGGATTGAACCCTTTCCTAATGGAGCGGGGCATTGATGTTGTAGAGTCCGATCTGGGCGAACGCATCCTGCAACTGATGCATCTCGAACCAAGTCACATCGTATTGCCTGCCATCCACATCAAGCGGGAGCAGGTAGGCGAACTTTTCGAAAAGGAGATGGGAACCGAGGAAGGAAACTTCGACCCTACCTACCTGACTCATGCGGCACGTAAGAACCTGCGACCTCTCTTCCTGAATGCCGAAGCTGCTATGACAGGGGCCAACTTTGCCGTAGCTTCAACCGGCGACATCGTAGTCTGCACGAATGAGGGAAACGCCGATATGGGTACTTCCTACCCGAAGTTGAACATCGCCGCTTTCGGTATGGAAAAGATTGTTCCGGATTTGGATGCACTGGGGGTATTCACCCGATTGCTTGCCCGTTCGGCTACCGGACAACCGGTGACCACCTACACTTCCCATTACCGCCGTCCCCGCGAAGGCGGTGAATATCATATCATTATCGTAGATAACGGCCGGAGTACATTGCTTTCCAAGCCCGATCATATCAAGACACTGAATTGCATCCGTTGTGGTGCGTGTATGAATACCTGCCCGGTATATCGCCGAAGTGGGGGATACTCTTATACCTATTTTATTCCCGGACCTATCGGTATTAATCTGGGCATGGCTCACGATCCGGAGAAATATTATGATAATCTTTCTGCCTGCTCCCTGTGTATGTCCTGCTCTGATGTTTGTCCGGTGCAAGTTGATTTGGCCGAACAGATTTACAAGTGGCGTCAGGATTTGGACGGACTGGGAAAAGCCAATACAGGAAAGAAGATTATGTCCGGCGGCATGAAATTCCTGATGGAACGTCCGGCATTGTTCAATGCTGCTTTGTGGGCGGCTCCGGTAGTGAACGGTCTGCCCCGTTTTATGAAATACAACGATCTCGACGATTGGGGAAAAGGGCGTGAACTGCCGGAATTTGCCAAAGAGTCGTTCAATGAAATGTGGAAGAAGAACAAAGTACAGGGAAAGGAGGAATCCAAATGA
- a CDS encoding MTA/SAH nucleosidase has product MLKILVTYAVQGEFVEIKWPDVEPYYIRTGIGKVKSAFHLAEAICQVQPDLVLNIGSAGTVNHQVGDIFVCRKFVDRDMQKMKEFGLECEIDSSALLEEKGYCEHWTEEGICNTGDGFLTELTHVSGDVVDMEAYAQAFVCRSKEIPFISVKYVTDIIGHNSVKHWEDKLADARQGLSHYFNVLKERI; this is encoded by the coding sequence ATGTTGAAAATATTAGTAACCTACGCCGTCCAAGGCGAATTTGTAGAGATTAAATGGCCGGATGTAGAACCTTATTACATTCGTACAGGTATTGGAAAAGTAAAATCAGCTTTTCATCTGGCAGAAGCAATCTGCCAGGTACAACCAGACTTAGTACTCAATATCGGAAGTGCCGGAACAGTCAACCATCAAGTAGGAGATATCTTTGTCTGCCGCAAGTTCGTAGACCGTGATATGCAGAAAATGAAAGAGTTCGGATTGGAGTGTGAGATTGATTCATCGGCCTTGCTCGAAGAAAAAGGTTATTGCGAGCACTGGACAGAAGAAGGAATCTGTAACACGGGAGATGGCTTTCTTACAGAATTGACTCACGTTAGCGGAGATGTCGTAGACATGGAAGCCTATGCACAGGCATTCGTTTGCCGTTCAAAAGAAATTCCGTTTATTTCCGTGAAATATGTGACTGACATTATTGGTCATAACTCCGTGAAACATTGGGAAGATAAACTTGCCGATGCACGACAGGGACTATCGCATTACTTTAATGTCTTGAAAGAAAGAATATGA
- the rny gene encoding ribonuclease Y → MIAIIATAIACFIVGGILSYILFRYVLKSKYDNVLKEAETEAEVIKKNKLLEVKEKFLNKKADLEKEVALRNQKIQQAENKLKQREMVLSQRQEEIQRKKMEAEAVKENLEAQLVIVDKKKDELDKLQQQEIDKLEAISGLSAEEAKERLVESLKEEAKTQAQSFINDIMDDAKLTASKEAKRIVIQSIQRVATETAIENSVTVFHIESDEIKGRIIGREGRNIRALEAATGVEIVVDDTPEAIVLSAFDPVRREIARLALHQLVTDGRIHPARIEEVVAKVRKQVEEEIIETGKRTTIDLGIHGLHPELIRIIGKMKYRSSYGQNLLQHARETANLCAVMASELGLNPKKAKRAGLLHDIGKVPDEEPELPHALLGMKLAEKYKEKPDICNAIGAHHDETEMTSLLAPIVQVCDAISGARPGARREIVEAYIKRLNDLEQLAMAYPGVTKTYAIQAGRELRVIVGADKIDDKQTESLSGEIAKKIQDEMTYPGQVKITVIRETRAVSFAK, encoded by the coding sequence ATGATAGCAATAATAGCAACAGCAATTGCTTGCTTCATCGTAGGAGGAATCCTTTCATATATACTATTCCGGTATGTACTGAAATCCAAATACGATAATGTCCTGAAAGAAGCAGAGACAGAAGCGGAAGTAATTAAGAAAAACAAGCTGCTGGAAGTGAAGGAGAAATTCCTGAATAAAAAAGCAGATCTTGAAAAAGAGGTAGCATTGCGGAATCAGAAGATTCAGCAAGCGGAAAACAAACTGAAACAACGCGAAATGGTTCTTAGCCAGCGTCAGGAAGAAATCCAACGCAAAAAGATGGAAGCCGAAGCGGTAAAAGAGAACCTGGAAGCGCAACTTGTCATTGTTGATAAGAAAAAAGATGAACTCGATAAACTGCAACAGCAGGAAATCGATAAACTGGAAGCAATCTCCGGATTGTCTGCCGAAGAGGCCAAAGAACGCCTGGTAGAATCACTGAAAGAAGAAGCTAAAACGCAGGCACAATCATTCATTAATGACATTATGGATGATGCTAAGTTAACTGCCAGCAAAGAAGCGAAACGTATCGTTATCCAGTCTATCCAACGGGTAGCTACGGAAACTGCCATCGAAAACTCTGTTACGGTATTCCATATTGAATCAGATGAAATCAAAGGACGTATTATCGGACGTGAAGGACGTAACATCCGTGCTTTGGAAGCTGCTACCGGCGTTGAAATCGTTGTTGACGACACTCCGGAAGCTATCGTTCTTTCTGCCTTCGACCCGGTTCGCCGTGAAATTGCCCGTTTGGCACTGCATCAGCTTGTGACCGACGGACGTATCCATCCGGCTCGTATCGAGGAAGTGGTGGCTAAAGTTCGCAAACAGGTGGAAGAAGAAATTATCGAAACCGGTAAACGTACAACCATCGACTTGGGTATCCACGGTCTGCATCCTGAATTGATCCGTATCATCGGTAAGATGAAATATCGTTCTTCTTATGGTCAGAACTTGTTGCAGCATGCACGTGAAACAGCCAATCTTTGTGCTGTGATGGCATCTGAACTGGGATTGAACCCGAAGAAAGCGAAACGTGCAGGTTTGCTGCATGATATCGGTAAAGTGCCTGATGAAGAACCGGAATTGCCGCACGCATTGCTGGGTATGAAACTTGCCGAGAAGTACAAAGAAAAACCGGATATTTGCAACGCTATCGGTGCTCACCACGACGAAACGGAAATGACCAGCTTGCTGGCTCCTATCGTACAGGTATGTGACGCCATCTCCGGTGCACGTCCGGGTGCACGCCGCGAAATCGTAGAGGCTTACATCAAGCGTCTGAACGATCTCGAACAACTGGCTATGGCTTATCCGGGTGTAACAAAGACTTATGCTATCCAGGCAGGGCGCGAACTCCGCGTTATCGTTGGTGCGGATAAGATTGACGACAAGCAGACAGAAAGCCTGTCAGGCGAAATCGCTAAGAAGATCCAGGATGAAATGACTTATCCGGGACAAGTGAAGATTACCGTCATTCGTGAAACACGTGCGGTTAGTTTCGCTAAATAA
- a CDS encoding sodium ion-translocating decarboxylase subunit beta translates to MENIDFATLFQGIGTMMASGWVLASARVFLALLGLLLIYLGWKGILEPMVMIPMGLGMVAINCGTLMMPDGTLGNLFLDPMLSDTDQLMNTMQIDFLQPVYTLTFSNGLIACFVFMGIGALLDVGFLLQKPFASIFLALCAELGTFLTVPIASALGLTLKESASVAMVGGADGPMVLFTSLALAKHLFVPITVVAYLYLGLTYGGYPYLVKLLVPKRFRAIKMVTKKAPKNYDAKVKLAFSAVLCAILCFLFPVASPLFFSLFLGVAVRESGMKHIYDFVSGPLLYGSTFMLGVLLGVLCDAHLLLDPKILKLLVLGIVALLLSGIGGIIGGYIMYIIKRGNYNPVIGIAAVSCVPTTAKVAQKIVSKDNPDSFVLGDALGANISGVITSAIITGIYITVIPYL, encoded by the coding sequence ATGGAAAATATAGATTTTGCTACCTTATTTCAAGGTATTGGTACAATGATGGCAAGCGGATGGGTACTTGCTTCTGCAAGAGTTTTTCTGGCACTGCTCGGTCTGTTGCTGATCTATTTAGGTTGGAAAGGTATTCTCGAACCTATGGTGATGATCCCTATGGGACTGGGAATGGTAGCTATCAACTGCGGAACACTGATGATGCCCGACGGCACACTGGGTAACCTCTTTCTTGATCCGATGCTTTCAGATACGGATCAATTAATGAATACCATGCAGATAGATTTCCTGCAACCTGTTTACACTCTGACGTTTAGTAATGGACTCATAGCCTGCTTTGTCTTTATGGGTATCGGGGCGCTTTTGGATGTTGGATTCCTGCTTCAGAAACCATTTGCAAGTATATTTCTTGCTCTGTGTGCAGAACTGGGCACTTTCCTGACAGTCCCTATTGCTTCCGCTCTCGGCCTGACTCTCAAAGAAAGTGCATCAGTGGCTATGGTAGGTGGAGCAGACGGACCGATGGTATTGTTTACTTCACTGGCATTGGCAAAGCATTTGTTTGTGCCTATTACGGTGGTTGCCTATCTTTATTTAGGATTGACTTATGGAGGCTATCCTTACCTTGTGAAGCTGCTGGTTCCCAAACGTTTCCGTGCTATTAAGATGGTGACAAAGAAAGCTCCGAAGAATTACGATGCCAAAGTGAAACTGGCTTTCTCTGCTGTTCTTTGTGCTATTCTCTGTTTCTTATTCCCGGTAGCTTCTCCTTTGTTCTTCTCTTTGTTTCTGGGGGTTGCTGTTCGTGAGTCGGGTATGAAACATATTTATGATTTTGTGAGTGGTCCGCTGCTTTATGGATCGACTTTTATGTTGGGCGTGTTGCTGGGTGTACTTTGTGATGCACATCTGCTGCTCGATCCGAAGATATTGAAACTATTAGTATTAGGCATTGTAGCATTATTACTTTCCGGTATCGGAGGAATAATCGGAGGATATATCATGTATATTATTAAACGGGGTAATTACAATCCGGTCATCGGTATTGCGGCTGTTAGCTGTGTGCCGACTACCGCAAAGGTTGCACAAAAGATTGTAAGCAAAGATAATCCGGACTCATTCGTCTTGGGAGATGCCTTGGGAGCTAATATCTCGGGAGTAATTACTTCGGCTATTATTACAGGTATTTATATTACGGTGATTCCTTATTTATAA
- a CDS encoding 6-pyruvoyl trahydropterin synthase family protein, whose translation MFTVIKRMEISASHKLVLPYRSKCASLHGHNWIITVYCRSMRLNSEGMVVDFTRIKEVVMEKLDHQNLNEVLPFNPTAENIARWVCKQLPQCYKVEVQESEGNIVIYEKDSASAEGQE comes from the coding sequence ATGTTTACAGTAATCAAACGCATGGAGATCTCGGCTTCTCATAAGCTGGTACTCCCGTATCGCAGTAAATGCGCCAGTTTACACGGTCACAACTGGATTATCACCGTCTATTGCCGTTCCATGCGGCTCAACTCCGAAGGAATGGTGGTAGATTTCACCCGTATCAAAGAAGTGGTCATGGAAAAACTCGACCATCAAAATCTGAATGAAGTACTTCCGTTCAATCCCACAGCAGAGAATATCGCCCGGTGGGTGTGCAAACAGCTTCCTCAATGCTATAAGGTAGAGGTGCAGGAATCGGAAGGAAACATAGTCATCTATGAGAAAGATTCCGCCAGCGCAGAGGGACAAGAGTAG
- a CDS encoding 7-carboxy-7-deazaguanine synthase QueE gives MRKINEIFYSLQGEGYHTGTPAIFVRFSGCNLKCDFCDTQHEEGTMMTDEEIITKVKKYPAVTVVLTGGEPSLWIDDQLIDLLHQAGKYVTIETNGTHPLPASIDWVTCSPKQGAKLAIDRMNEVKVVYEGQDISIFELLPAEHFFLQPCSCNNTALTVDCVMRHPKWRLSLQTHKLIDIR, from the coding sequence ATGAGAAAGATTAATGAAATCTTTTACAGTTTGCAGGGCGAAGGTTACCACACCGGAACTCCGGCCATCTTCGTGCGTTTCTCCGGCTGCAACCTGAAATGTGACTTTTGCGACACACAACACGAAGAAGGAACAATGATGACTGATGAAGAAATTATCACCAAAGTGAAAAAATATCCTGCCGTTACCGTTGTCCTCACAGGTGGCGAACCTTCCTTATGGATAGACGACCAATTGATCGACCTTTTGCACCAAGCTGGTAAATATGTGACCATCGAAACCAACGGTACACACCCCTTACCGGCATCTATCGACTGGGTGACCTGCTCACCCAAACAAGGGGCAAAACTGGCAATCGACCGGATGAATGAAGTGAAAGTTGTCTATGAAGGACAAGATATAAGTATTTTTGAACTACTTCCTGCCGAACATTTTTTCCTCCAGCCTTGTTCTTGTAATAACACTGCTTTGACAGTGGACTGTGTAATGCGACATCCCAAATGGAGACTCAGCCTGCAAACACACAAATTAATCGACATCCGTTGA
- a CDS encoding SMP-30/gluconolactonase/LRE family protein: MKKYYLLSLVAASLMGATCIQCTSPKQKGGENALPQKSELFANLPDCCPTPDGMAIAPNGDLILACPNFADITQPACLMRITKNGEITKWMDVPVLEETGWASPMGIAFNEEGDLFICDNQGWSGAEKAQNKGRVLRLKFENDQLKETITVASGMEHPNGLRIRNGKLYVTQSSLSQIKDPSGLLVSGVYCFDMNDRDVAVTNTLEDKNLITTVITKNPEVQYGLDGIVFNEAGDLFVGNFGDGAVHRIKMDVEGNVFTNDVWAKDTTQLRTTDGMCIDDKGNIWVADFSANAVARIDKDGKIQRIAQSPDCDGSDGGLDQPGEPIVWNGQVIVSCFDLVTGPDKVNRKHDKPFTLAKLSLE; encoded by the coding sequence ATGAAAAAGTATTATTTACTATCTCTTGTGGCAGCTTCTTTGATGGGAGCAACTTGTATTCAATGTACTTCTCCGAAACAAAAAGGTGGTGAGAATGCTCTTCCGCAGAAGAGCGAATTGTTTGCAAATTTACCGGATTGTTGTCCGACACCGGACGGAATGGCTATCGCTCCTAATGGAGATTTGATTCTGGCCTGTCCGAATTTTGCAGATATCACACAGCCTGCTTGTCTGATGCGCATCACCAAAAATGGCGAGATTACGAAATGGATGGATGTTCCGGTATTGGAAGAAACCGGCTGGGCTTCTCCGATGGGGATTGCCTTTAATGAAGAGGGTGATCTGTTTATTTGCGACAATCAAGGTTGGAGTGGAGCAGAGAAAGCACAGAATAAAGGACGTGTTCTTCGTCTGAAGTTTGAAAACGACCAATTAAAAGAAACAATCACTGTGGCATCCGGTATGGAGCATCCTAACGGTCTGCGTATCCGCAACGGGAAACTGTACGTCACCCAGAGTTCATTATCGCAGATAAAAGATCCTTCGGGATTGTTGGTCAGCGGGGTATATTGCTTTGATATGAATGACCGTGATGTGGCAGTGACTAATACATTAGAAGATAAAAACCTTATTACTACCGTTATCACAAAGAACCCAGAAGTACAATACGGACTGGATGGAATTGTTTTCAACGAAGCGGGCGACCTCTTTGTAGGAAACTTCGGTGACGGCGCTGTTCACCGCATAAAGATGGATGTGGAAGGGAATGTATTTACTAATGACGTATGGGCAAAAGATACCACCCAGTTGCGTACCACGGACGGAATGTGTATAGACGATAAAGGTAATATCTGGGTAGCGGATTTCTCGGCGAATGCAGTTGCACGCATTGATAAAGACGGAAAAATTCAGCGTATTGCTCAAAGCCCTGACTGCGACGGAAGTGACGGAGGTCTGGATCAGCCGGGCGAACCTATCGTATGGAACGGACAAGTGATTGTGTCCTGCTTCGATTTGGTGACCGGACCGGATAAGGTAAACAGGAAACATGACAAGCCTTTCACATTGGCTAAGTTGTCTTTGGAATAA
- a CDS encoding DUF1493 family protein, translated as MKIMDGEDIWRQVIQFVEEERWGGEFTRETDLARDLKLQGDDAYEFISLFSRIFNVNVEKFVFEEYFYPEGDWILPKLLDLILGRKEKVKKRITLGDLERAVKEGKLV; from the coding sequence ATGAAAATTATGGATGGAGAAGATATTTGGAGACAAGTGATTCAGTTTGTTGAGGAAGAACGGTGGGGTGGTGAATTTACTCGTGAGACTGATCTTGCAAGAGATTTGAAACTTCAGGGAGATGATGCTTATGAATTTATCTCTTTGTTTAGTCGGATATTTAATGTAAATGTTGAAAAGTTTGTTTTTGAAGAGTATTTTTATCCTGAAGGGGATTGGATACTTCCTAAATTATTAGATTTAATTTTGGGACGAAAGGAAAAAGTCAAAAAAAGAATAACACTTGGAGATTTGGAAAGAGCTGTGAAAGAAGGAAAACTGGTCTGA
- a CDS encoding lactate utilization protein C, whose amino-acid sequence MSSREEILASIRKNTQTRYDKPDIADMERLSYPDKIEQFCAISRAVGGTAVVLGEGEDVNAVIRRTYPDAMRIASVLPDISCATFNPDNLDDPKELDGTDVAVVKGEIGVAENGAIWIPQTVKYKAIYFISEKLVILLDRNKIVNTMYDAYRELDGQEYQFGTFISGPSKTADIEQALVMGAHGARDVLVILI is encoded by the coding sequence ATGAGCAGCAGAGAAGAGATATTAGCCAGTATTCGCAAGAATACGCAAACTCGTTATGATAAACCGGATATTGCGGATATGGAGCGATTGTCGTATCCTGACAAGATAGAACAATTTTGTGCAATCAGTCGTGCAGTGGGTGGCACAGCAGTGGTATTGGGCGAAGGAGAAGATGTGAATGCGGTAATACGCCGGACTTATCCGGATGCTATGCGCATTGCTTCCGTCTTACCGGATATTTCCTGCGCGACATTTAATCCCGACAATCTGGATGATCCGAAAGAGTTGGATGGCACCGATGTAGCCGTAGTGAAAGGAGAAATAGGAGTTGCCGAGAACGGAGCCATTTGGATACCGCAGACGGTGAAATATAAAGCTATTTATTTTATCTCGGAAAAGCTGGTTATCCTGCTCGACCGGAATAAAATCGTGAATACCATGTATGATGCTTATCGGGAGCTGGATGGACAGGAATATCAATTCGGAACATTCATCTCCGGTCCTTCGAAGACTGCCGACATTGAACAGGCATTGGTGATGGGAGCACATGGGGCACGGGACGTATTAGTGATATTAATCTAG
- a CDS encoding copper homeostasis protein CutC, with amino-acid sequence MEKFQIEICTNSVESCLAAQEGGANRVELCAGIPEGGTTPSYGEIAIAREVLTHTRLHVIIRPRGGDFLYSDIEIRTMLKDIEIARRLGADGVVFGCLTADGEVDLTSMQILMEASKGLSVTFHRAFDVCRNPQKALEEIIELGCNRILTSGQQPTAEQGIGLLKELQGLAAGRITLLAGCGVNENNIAWIAAGTGINEFHFSARESIQSEMKFRNEVVSMGGTVHINEYERNVTSVRRVKETVEALYKGM; translated from the coding sequence ATGGAAAAGTTTCAAATTGAGATTTGTACGAATTCAGTGGAAAGCTGCCTGGCTGCACAGGAAGGTGGTGCCAACCGCGTGGAATTATGTGCCGGAATACCGGAAGGCGGGACAACCCCTTCCTATGGTGAAATAGCCATTGCAAGAGAAGTACTGACTCATACCCGCCTGCATGTTATTATCCGGCCACGTGGAGGAGATTTTCTTTATTCGGATATAGAAATCAGAACAATGCTGAAAGACATCGAAATCGCACGGAGATTGGGGGCAGACGGAGTCGTATTCGGTTGCCTGACAGCAGACGGCGAAGTAGACTTGACATCAATGCAGATTCTAATGGAAGCCTCTAAAGGGCTGTCAGTCACCTTCCACCGGGCATTTGACGTATGTCGTAATCCTCAAAAGGCACTGGAGGAGATCATAGAGCTGGGATGCAACCGTATTCTGACTTCCGGGCAGCAACCTACGGCTGAACAAGGTATCGGTCTTTTAAAAGAATTGCAAGGACTGGCTGCGGGAAGAATTACGCTACTTGCCGGCTGTGGAGTAAATGAAAATAATATTGCATGGATTGCGGCAGGAACCGGAATCAATGAGTTTCATTTCTCGGCACGCGAAAGTATTCAAAGTGAAATGAAATTCAGAAATGAAGTTGTCTCAATGGGAGGAACAGTACATATCAACGAGTACGAACGAAATGTGACTTCCGTGCGAAGAGTCAAAGAAACAGTGGAGGCTTTATATAAAGGAATGTAA
- a CDS encoding (Fe-S)-binding protein — MKVGLFIPCYINAIYPNVGVASYKLLKSLGVDVDYPLDQTCCGQPMANAGFEDESMKLALRFGDLFREYDYIVGPSASCVAFVKENHPGILEKEGHVCQTAGKICDICEFIHDVLKPSKIPARFPHKVSIHNSCHGVRELFISAPSEMNIPYYNKLRDLLDLVEGIEVFEPSHIDECCGFGGMFAVEEQAVSVCMGRDKVKDHMATGAEYIVGADSSCLMHMQGVIKREHLPIQIIHIVEILASQS, encoded by the coding sequence ATGAAAGTAGGTTTGTTTATTCCTTGTTATATCAATGCCATATATCCCAATGTGGGAGTGGCATCGTATAAACTGTTGAAAAGTTTGGGAGTAGACGTCGATTATCCGTTGGATCAAACCTGTTGCGGACAACCGATGGCAAATGCCGGTTTTGAAGATGAATCGATGAAGTTGGCGCTCCGTTTTGGCGATTTATTCCGGGAGTACGATTACATAGTCGGTCCTTCCGCCAGTTGTGTGGCTTTTGTGAAAGAGAATCATCCGGGCATCTTAGAGAAAGAAGGACATGTTTGTCAGACTGCGGGAAAGATTTGTGATATTTGTGAATTTATTCACGATGTATTGAAACCTTCCAAGATTCCTGCACGCTTTCCTCATAAGGTCAGCATCCATAATAGCTGTCATGGGGTGCGCGAACTGTTTATTTCCGCTCCCTCCGAGATGAATATTCCTTATTACAATAAATTGCGTGATTTGCTCGATCTGGTTGAAGGAATCGAAGTTTTCGAACCCAGCCATATTGACGAGTGTTGCGGCTTTGGCGGAATGTTTGCCGTGGAAGAGCAGGCAGTCTCCGTCTGCATGGGGCGTGATAAGGTGAAAGACCACATGGCCACCGGAGCCGAATATATTGTCGGAGCGGACAGTTCCTGCCTGATGCACATGCAAGGTGTTATCAAACGGGAGCATCTGCCTATTCAGATTATCCATATTGTAGAAATTCTAGCGTCGCAATCATGA